The genomic region CTGGCACCAAAATGATTCACCGTGGTAAACGAACAAAAAGTACCATCATTGCAAAAAGCATTGCGGCGGGAAATAGCACCAGTACGTATCGCGGTTTAGCGGCCATTGCACCAACTGCAGAAAATGCACAGAGTCATGCGCAGTGTGACTCGCTTATTATTGGACCTCGGGCGCATGCCGCCACCTTCCCCACGCTCGACGTCAGAACACCAACGGCTCGCGTTGGCCACGAAGCTACAACAACAAAACTAGGTGCTGATCAGCTGTTTTATCTCGCGAGCCGTGGCATTCGCACTGACGAAGCTGTTGGACTCCTCGTGAATGGGTACTGCCGAGAAGTAACTGAACACTTACCGTTGGAATTTGCCGTAGAAGCGAAACGGCTATTGGCGCTTACGCTCGTTGGTACGGTTGCTTAATATGTTCACTGTCAATAATCTGAGCGTTGCCGTTAACGACGTTCCTATTCTTAAAGACGTGTCGCTCACTATTCCAGCGAACGAAACGCATATCCTCATTGGACCAAATGGAGCGGGAAAAAGCACACTCTCGCTTGCCTTGGCTGGCTCACCAGCAGCTACAATTACTAGCGGAACGATTGTCTGGGACAATGAAGACATTACGAAGCTTCCACCAGAACTCAGAGCACGGCTTGGTTTATTTTTAAGCTTTCAACACCCACCAGAAATTCCAGGCGTAAGCACGATTGAATTTCTGCGTACTGCCGTAAACGAGGTACGCATTGCACAAAAAAAGACGCCCTTTGACCCGCTTCCCTTTTTAGAACACGTCCGAGCAGTAAGCAGTCGTTTCGGATTTTCAGAAATGCTTACTATGCGTGGCGTTAACGAAGGGCTCTCGGGTGGTGAAAAAAAGCGTAGCGAGCTACTGCAGCTCTTACTGCTTGAACCACGTTTGGCAATTTTAGACGAACCAGACTCTGGGTTAGACGCGGCGGGGTTAGAAACACTCGTCAACGTAATCACTGCCGCTCAGAAAAATGGCACAGCATTTCTCATCATCACTCACTACGACGCGCTCCTAAAGCGGCTCGATACCCACGGCACGTATGCAATAGCGAATGGTGTTGTTGTGAAAAATTCCTTATGAGTATTAGCGAACAAGCATCGCGCTCTGTGTTAGCAAACGACGTAGTACGTGAACTTATCACTGCTCCGACTGACAAAACAACGAGTATTACCGTCGCCGCTAACGCCCACTACTATGTCTCCATACTGCTCATTGGTTCTGGCGTACAAACACTAGCTATAACCCTAGCCGGTGAAAATGCATCAGCAACTATTGCCGCCCTTCTGCTCTCTAAAAACGACGAGCAAGCTGAACTCGTAGTCACCGTTATGCATCAGGCGCCAAACACCGTAAGCCGTCTAACGGTGCACAGTGTTGCAAACAACAACAGTAGTATTGCTGTAAATGGTCTCGCCACCATTACTGAAGCTGGTTCAGGCTCCGACGCCGATATTCAATTTCGCTCTCTACTGCTGTCCCCAAGCGCACGCGTAAAGGTTAAACCAGAATTCACCTTGGCGGTGGATGATGTCGCTTGCAAACACGGCGCTGCCACCGGACCGCTCGACCAGGCCGCTATTACTTACTGTGCGACCCGAGGGATTGATGCCTTAGCCGCAACGCGTCTCATGCTGAGTGGCTTTGCCACGCTCTGCTACAGTGCTGCACCGGCAGATAAACTAGTCGCTATGAAAAGGAGAGTAAACGAATGGGTCACACAAAATTATGTCCACACAACCTAGAATACTAGCCGACGATTTTCCGTCGCTTCGAATCGACGGAAAACAAATAACATACCTTGATGCCGCGGCTACCACTCCAACGCCAAACGTCGTCATTGATGCTGTACGGAAAGCAATGGAGCAGGGCATGGGCGCAGTTGATGCTGGGCTTTATAAAACTGCTGAAGATGCAGCACTCGCCTACCGGGCGGCAAGAGAAACGGTGCGAGCGTTTATTCATGCTGAATCCATAGACGACATTATATTTACGAGTGGCGCTACAGCTGGCCTTAACCTACTTGCTGAAACGTACGGTCGGCGGCATTTACAAGAAGGTGATGAAGTCGTTGTCACCGTACTTGAGCACCACGCAAATTTACTGCCGTGGCAAAGAGTCTGCCGAGCAGCTGGCGCCAAACTCGCTGTGGTGAAAACAACAGCTCGAGGAGATATTGATTTTGCCACATTGGAGTCGCACTTGTCGGCGAAAACAAAAATTGTTGCCATAACGCACATTTCTAACGTTATGGGCACCGTACTCCCGATAGCACGTATTGCAGCAGCGGCACACGCCGTTGGTGCGTTCGTTGTTGTTGATGGCGCCCAGGCTATCGGTCACTACCCAATTGATGTCATTGCCTTAGGTGCTGATGCCTACGTAGCCAGTGCACATAAAGCCTACGGGCCAGCTGGCATTGGATTTCTTTACTTGAAGCAGCACATCGCTAACGAGCTACCACCATATTTGGTCGGCGGCCGCATGGTTGAAACCGTGAAGATTGGCGGCGCGACATTTCAAAACACGCCGCATCGCTTTGAAGCAGGTACCCCAAACGTAGCTGGCGCCATTGGCATGGCAGCCGGCATGCAGTACCTCTCTACTATCGGCATGCCACGCATTGCTACTGAAGAGTCAGCCTTAGCAAATTTGCTAACGAAGCAGCTGGCCGGCCTACCAGAAGTAACTGTTCTTGGTTCGCCCACCACTCACGCCGGTATCGTTAGCTTCACCGCTCACGGCGCGCACCCACACGATATGGCGGCGCTACTCGCAGAACGAGACTTTTATGTTCGGGCTGGCGACCATTGTGCAGAGCCACTTCACGAGGCACTTGGCCTACCAACGGGCTCGCTTCGGGTTTCGGTTGGCTGCTACACAACCGAAGCAGACATACTTGCCTTCGTGGCCGCGCTCGACGAAAGTCTTGGTGAACTCAAACGATAACTATGGAGAACAGCGGCTTGTATCAAGAAACTATTCTGGAGCGAGCGCGACGACCGCGAAATTTTGGTGAACAAACAAATGCTCTATCTGCCACCATACATAACCGCTCGTGTGGTGACCACTATACCATTCACGCCAAACCAAACGCGACGGGTGCGCTAACCGTAACGTTTACAGGCACTGGCTGCGTAATTTCTTTGGCCAGCGCAGACATACTGTGTGATGTGGTAAACGGAAAAGCAACAAATGAGGCACTCACTACGGCGGCTGCACTTACTCATTGGCTCACGGGCACGATAGTAGCACCAGATAAACGATTACTTATTTTTGCAGGCGCCAAAACTCGTTTCAGTCGGCGTGGCTGCGTTCTCACGCCGTGGCAAGCGCTTACCGCGGCTCTAAAAACTATTGAAGCCCCCACACCTGACGAAGCAGTTACTACAGAAACCATTTACGCTGCTTTAAGAAAAGTCATGGACCCTGAACTCATGGTGAGTATTGTTGACTTGGGTCTCGTGTACGACGTTAAAATTGATACTGAACACAACGTTATGATTACTATGACCTTTACAACGCCGCACTGCCCGGCGGCTGAGGAAATAGTGAAAAACGTTCACGAAATCGTTGGCACCCTTCCTCATATTGGAAAAGTAACTATCACCATTACCTTCACGCCACCCTGGACGCGCGAACGAATTAACCCAGACGTTCGTTTTGCATTAGGCGTATAAATTTAGTGGGGGTCGTCAGCGCGATGCCGACGACCCCCTCTTCTTACCGTCGCTCCTTTCGGAACGGCGACAGTGACGCTGCGAGTAGCAGCAGGAAAACCAGGATCAGTCCCAGCCCCCAGTGCCCACTCGAATCACCATCAAACTCTTCTTTTCTTTCTTTCTCCGCCATACCACACCTCCTGCGTCAGAATGCAGCCATGTAACCACGTCTACTATTTATTTGCAATGAGAAACACTGGTCGACGTAGTAAATACCAAATGACTACGCCGTTTACAATAAACAAAGGAATGATGGAAACCGCTGGCACGAGTACGGCCGCATACGGCACCTGTGCGGTATATTGAATGATCCAAAGCACAAATTGTGACGCCATCCAGGCAGGTAGCCCCAAAAGCTGACCGAGCGGCACCGCAATAAATGCACCAGCCGCACCTAAGGCCCCAAAAAGCATAATAAAGGGGATAAACGGAGCAACAACCGCATTCACGATTGGCGCAATGAATGACAAGCGCCCGAAATGCCACACCAGTAATGGTGTTACCAACAGCTGCGCTGAAACCGTTAAAAGGAAAGCCTCTCGCACGCCAAATAAGGTTGGTAGTGACTCTGCGTAAACTTCAAGCCGTGGATAAAAAATAACAATGCCAATAGTCGCCAGAAACGAAAGTTGAAAACCGATGTCGTCAGTCAAAATAAATGGGTCAACCAACACCATTAC from Patescibacteria group bacterium harbors:
- a CDS encoding iron-sulfur cluster assembly protein — protein: MENSGLYQETILERARRPRNFGEQTNALSATIHNRSCGDHYTIHAKPNATGALTVTFTGTGCVISLASADILCDVVNGKATNEALTTAAALTHWLTGTIVAPDKRLLIFAGAKTRFSRRGCVLTPWQALTAALKTIEAPTPDEAVTTETIYAALRKVMDPELMVSIVDLGLVYDVKIDTEHNVMITMTFTTPHCPAAEEIVKNVHEIVGTLPHIGKVTITITFTPPWTRERINPDVRFALGV
- the sufC gene encoding Fe-S cluster assembly ATPase SufC produces the protein MFTVNNLSVAVNDVPILKDVSLTIPANETHILIGPNGAGKSTLSLALAGSPAATITSGTIVWDNEDITKLPPELRARLGLFLSFQHPPEIPGVSTIEFLRTAVNEVRIAQKKTPFDPLPFLEHVRAVSSRFGFSEMLTMRGVNEGLSGGEKKRSELLQLLLLEPRLAILDEPDSGLDAAGLETLVNVITAAQKNGTAFLIITHYDALLKRLDTHGTYAIANGVVVKNSL
- a CDS encoding SufD family Fe-S cluster assembly protein, with the protein product MSISEQASRSVLANDVVRELITAPTDKTTSITVAANAHYYVSILLIGSGVQTLAITLAGENASATIAALLLSKNDEQAELVVTVMHQAPNTVSRLTVHSVANNNSSIAVNGLATITEAGSGSDADIQFRSLLLSPSARVKVKPEFTLAVDDVACKHGAATGPLDQAAITYCATRGIDALAATRLMLSGFATLCYSAAPADKLVAMKRRVNEWVTQNYVHTT
- a CDS encoding cysteine desulfurase, producing the protein MSTQPRILADDFPSLRIDGKQITYLDAAATTPTPNVVIDAVRKAMEQGMGAVDAGLYKTAEDAALAYRAARETVRAFIHAESIDDIIFTSGATAGLNLLAETYGRRHLQEGDEVVVTVLEHHANLLPWQRVCRAAGAKLAVVKTTARGDIDFATLESHLSAKTKIVAITHISNVMGTVLPIARIAAAAHAVGAFVVVDGAQAIGHYPIDVIALGADAYVASAHKAYGPAGIGFLYLKQHIANELPPYLVGGRMVETVKIGGATFQNTPHRFEAGTPNVAGAIGMAAGMQYLSTIGMPRIATEESALANLLTKQLAGLPEVTVLGSPTTHAGIVSFTAHGAHPHDMAALLAERDFYVRAGDHCAEPLHEALGLPTGSLRVSVGCYTTEADILAFVAALDESLGELKR
- a CDS encoding ComEC/Rec2 family competence protein, whose protein sequence is GLGLIGFVCAVGAQASLVRAAIMGMLVVVSSALGRPSAARNAIVFAAVVMVLVDPFILTDDIGFQLSFLATIGIVIFYPRLEVYAESLPTLFGVREAFLLTVSAQLLVTPLLVWHFGRLSFIAPIVNAVVAPFIPFIMLFGALGAAGAFIAVPLGQLLGLPAWMASQFVLWIIQYTAQVPYAAVLVPAVSIIPLFIVNGVVIWYLLRRPVFLIANK